The following nucleotide sequence is from Rubrobacter radiotolerans DSM 5868.
ACGATCCTCTCGGACAACAGCTCCCCCGAGGACACCCTCCCCACAACGACCCCGCGCGGCCTTCAGGCGGCCCTGGATCAGGCCGAGAGCGACGCGAGCGTCGGGGCGGTCGTCCTGCGAGTCAACTCTCCGGGCGGCGGCGTGACACCGAGCGCGGAGATGCACCGGAGCCTCCTTGAGTTCCGGGAGGATTCGGAGAAGCCGGTCGTCGTCTCGATGGCCGACACGGCCGCCTCGGGCGGCTACTACATCTCGACCGCCGCCGACGCCATCGTCGCCGAAGAGACGACCCTCACCGGCTCGCTCGGGGTCTACCTCGGGCTGCTTGAGATCTCCGAGGCTGCAGACGACCTCGGCGTCGAGCAGAACTACATAAGGAGCGGCGAGTTCAAGACGATGGGCGATCCCTTCCGCGAGCTCACCCCGGAGGAGGAGGAGATCTTCCAGTCCATTGTCGACGAGGACTATCAGGAGTTCGTGAACGTTATCTCGGAAGGCCGCGACCTCCCCGAGGACCGGGTGCGTGAGATCGCCGACGGCCGCGTCTACTCGGGACTTCAGGCGCTCGACCTCGACCTCGTGGACGAGCTTGGCGGCCTCGACCGGGCCGTCGAGGTCGCCGCCGGCCAGGCCGACCTCGCCGACGACCCGACCGTTGTCCGCTACGTCCAGGAGCCGGGCCTCGGGAGCCTTCTCTTTGCGCGCTTTCTTCCCGACCCTCCGCAGGCCGCGCAGGTCCTCGAAGCCTCGGGCATCCAGTTCAACGGCACGCCCCAGTACCTCTACGTCCCCGGCGCGACCGGTTCCGGAAACGCCGTGAGCAGCGCCCGGTAGCTCCAGAAGGACGCCCACAGAAAGAGAGGCCCGCCGGGAGCGAGTTCCGGCGGGCCTCCCTTCTCTCCGGCCTACCCCTCCTCTAGGCCGGGAGGATCTTCTTCACCCCGAGAACGTTGTACCAGCTCCCGACGGCCTCCTCGCGCACGACCGTACCGGGAACGGGGGCGTGGATCATGTTCCCGTTCCCGACAAGGATGCCGACGTGCTGGATGCCCTGCCCGCCCGCGTTGCCGAAGATAAGGTAGCCGCGCTGGCGGTCCGAGGTGGAGACTTGCTGGCCCGGGCCGCTGTTGTACTGGTCGGCGGCCGTCCGGGGGATCGCGATCCCGAGGTTCCTGTAGACGGCCTGCGTCAGCCCGGAGCAGTCAACGCCGCTCCTCGTCGTCCCGCCGTAAGAGTACGGGACCCCGAGCCAGGTCTTTGCCTCGCGGATAACGTCCGCCCCGCTGAGCGCCGTCGTCGTGCCGCCGCTGGTCGTGCCACCCGCGCTCCCGGTGCCTCCGGTGCTCGTCCCGGTGTTCGGGGTGAAGTCGCCCTCGACGATCCTCACCGCATCAGCGATTATGTAGCCCGCAGCTCCGCTCGCCGGAGCGACCCGCACGACCGGCTTATCCCCCGCCGTCAGCCGGTAGACCCCGAGCTTGACCCACTTGCCGCCGTTCTTCTGCTGGTTGACGATCTTCCTCTGCGCGCCGGACTCCGTAAGGACTACGTACCGGGTCTTGGCGTTGTAGCCCGCGTTTGAGGGGAAGCGTACCAGCACGGTGTACTGTCCCGTCCTCGGAACGTTCATCTTGTACACGGCGGGCTTCTGGACGGTGTTCGGCTCGATGTAGCGGTAGTCCGGACCGTAGCGGGCCGTGCTGTAGGAGCTGAGCTTCCAGCCCGAGGCCGTGAAACGCCCCTGCGTCGAGTTGTCCACCACCTGACTGTACGGGTCGGCGGCCTGAGCCCCCGACCCCGTAAACATCACAACGGCGAGCGCCGCGAACGCGGCGAACGTGCCGGCCAAGCCAAGACGCGCGAGGCGCTTCATCTATCCCCCTCCAGACGACTACCAACCTATGTGTCCCGACGCGCGCCCCAGCCTCGGCTCCACGTCGCTTGGATTCTTCAGACCGAACTTTAGCCAGTTTTCGTCCGCAAAGCTATATTTCTGTAGCGATTTCTTGAATATTTTTTGCAGAAAGGTTACGAAACCGTAACCCTTGTGTACCGATTTGTTGCAGCGGCGGGTGGGTGCGGGCACCACATCTTGTACCGAGAGGAGAATCACATGCAACCAGAGGTATCTCCGGAGAAGCTCCGGGAGTTCAGGGACTTTGCGGCGGAGACGGCCTATGCGGCCGGGAGGTTGACGCTCGGTTACTTTCGCGGCGGCGTGAGGGCCGAGTTCAAGGGCGACGACACACCCGTTACGGTTGCGGACCGGGAGGCTGAGGCCCTGATCCGCTCCCGGATAGAGAGACGCTACCCGGATCACGCACTCGTCGGGGAGGAGCACGGTCAGACCGGTCCGGAGGAGGCGACCTGCCGCTGGTACGTCGACCCGATAGACGGGACAAAGGCCTTTGTGCGAGGCGTCCCGCTCTACGCGGTGCTCGTTGCGCTGGAGGTGTCAGGGGAAGTGTGCGTCGGGGCGGCGTACTTTCCCGCGCTCGACGAGATGCTCGTTGCGGCCGCGGGGCTCGGCTGCCACCTGAACGGTCGGCCCGCGCGCGTCTCCGGGGTTCGGGAGCTGCGAAAGAGCGTTGTCTGCTTCACCGAGACCGCAACCTTCTTCCAAGAGGGACGCAAGGCGAGTTTCGACGCCGTAAGCGAGGCCGTCTACTCCTTCCGGGGCTGGTCGGACGCCTACGGGCACGCGCTCGTTGCGACGGGCCGCGCCGAGGCGGCCGTAGAGGCCGCGATGAACCCCTGGGACTGCGCCCCGTTTCTGCCGATCCTGCGCGAGGCCGGAGGCTACTTCGGGGACTGGTCGGGCGAGGAGACCGTCCACAGAAACGAGGCCGTCAGCGCGAACCCCCACGTAAAGGAGGAGCTGCTCGCGCTGCTGGGGAGAACGGACGGGCGACCAGCGGACGCAGCGGCTAGAAGAGGCCCAGGATAAGGCGCGTCCCGACAAAGATGAGCATAACGGCGAGGACGATCCTCAGCAGATTCCCGGGAACGAAGCGCGTCAGATGAGCGCCGAGGATAACCCCCGGGATACCACCTAGAAGGAGCGAGGCCGCAAGGCCGAAGTCCACGTTGCCCGAGGCCGCGTGAGCCAGCCCGACAACGAGCGAGAGCATCATCCCGTGAGCGATGTCCGTGCCGACGATCACGGCCGGGATGAGCGGGTAGAGAAGGAGCAGGACGATAGCGATCATCGTTCCCGAGCCGATCGAGGTCAGCCCGACAAGGTAGCCCGCGACCGCCCCGAGAGCGATCGTGAGGGACTTGCGCTTCACGCTCATCTTCGAGAACCCGTCCCAGCGGCCGGAGACCGCAGACGGCTCCCGGCCCGGGATAAAGAAGCGGAGGATCAGGGTCAGCCCGACAAAGACCACGACCGCCCCGATAGCCCCCTTCAGGAGCGTGTTCACCATCTCCGGATCGTAGACGCGCTGAAGCCAGTTCACGGTCGCGACCCCGAGAAGCCCCGCCGGGATGCTCCCGAGCGCGAGAAATCCCACGACGGGGAAGTTTATGGACTTCATCCGGTAGTGCTGCGTCGAACCGACGAGCTTCGTGATCGTCGCGTAGACGAGGTCCGTCCCGATGGCCGTCGGGGCCGGGACCCCGATGCCGAGCAGGAACGGGCTCATCAGCGAGCCCCCGCCCACTCCGGTGAGCCCCACAAGAAAGCCGACCACCAGGCCGAAGAAAACAATCTCTACCATGCGCGCCGGACTCCTTCTCTCAGGCCGGATCAGAGGATCTGCATCAACTCCTTACGGCCCGGAAGCCGGAAGCAACGCGCAATCCTACCCTATGTTTCGGTCCTGTAAAGGGCTCCCGGAACGCGACCGGCGAAAGTCCGCCGCCGGATCACCCCAGCCAGCTCGCTGCGCAAAACCGGTGATCGGGGGAAATATAAGTAGGGCACGGCCCGCAAGGGG
It contains:
- the sppA gene encoding signal peptide peptidase SppA, with amino-acid sequence MTEQATEGPPPQSSPRRRRRWPWVVGIAAAVIVLLFIVATAIIVALAVGRGGGFTSPGGFQEEYVSGSGTDRVAVIPVDGTILSDNSSPEDTLPTTTPRGLQAALDQAESDASVGAVVLRVNSPGGGVTPSAEMHRSLLEFREDSEKPVVVSMADTAASGGYYISTAADAIVAEETTLTGSLGVYLGLLEISEAADDLGVEQNYIRSGEFKTMGDPFRELTPEEEEIFQSIVDEDYQEFVNVISEGRDLPEDRVREIADGRVYSGLQALDLDLVDELGGLDRAVEVAAGQADLADDPTVVRYVQEPGLGSLLFARFLPDPPQAAQVLEASGIQFNGTPQYLYVPGATGSGNAVSSAR
- a CDS encoding inositol monophosphatase family protein, with amino-acid sequence MQPEVSPEKLREFRDFAAETAYAAGRLTLGYFRGGVRAEFKGDDTPVTVADREAEALIRSRIERRYPDHALVGEEHGQTGPEEATCRWYVDPIDGTKAFVRGVPLYAVLVALEVSGEVCVGAAYFPALDEMLVAAAGLGCHLNGRPARVSGVRELRKSVVCFTETATFFQEGRKASFDAVSEAVYSFRGWSDAYGHALVATGRAEAAVEAAMNPWDCAPFLPILREAGGYFGDWSGEETVHRNEAVSANPHVKEELLALLGRTDGRPADAAARRGPG
- a CDS encoding NlpC/P60 family protein, with the protein product MKRLARLGLAGTFAAFAALAVVMFTGSGAQAADPYSQVVDNSTQGRFTASGWKLSSYSTARYGPDYRYIEPNTVQKPAVYKMNVPRTGQYTVLVRFPSNAGYNAKTRYVVLTESGAQRKIVNQQKNGGKWVKLGVYRLTAGDKPVVRVAPASGAAGYIIADAVRIVEGDFTPNTGTSTGGTGSAGGTTSGGTTTALSGADVIREAKTWLGVPYSYGGTTRSGVDCSGLTQAVYRNLGIAIPRTAADQYNSGPGQQVSTSDRQRGYLIFGNAGGQGIQHVGILVGNGNMIHAPVPGTVVREEAVGSWYNVLGVKKILPA
- a CDS encoding sulfite exporter TauE/SafE family protein, giving the protein MVEIVFFGLVVGFLVGLTGVGGGSLMSPFLLGIGVPAPTAIGTDLVYATITKLVGSTQHYRMKSINFPVVGFLALGSIPAGLLGVATVNWLQRVYDPEMVNTLLKGAIGAVVVFVGLTLILRFFIPGREPSAVSGRWDGFSKMSVKRKSLTIALGAVAGYLVGLTSIGSGTMIAIVLLLLYPLIPAVIVGTDIAHGMMLSLVVGLAHAASGNVDFGLAASLLLGGIPGVILGAHLTRFVPGNLLRIVLAVMLIFVGTRLILGLF